The Actinobacillus equuli genome includes a window with the following:
- the asd gene encoding aspartate-semialdehyde dehydrogenase translates to MQNVGFIGWRGMVGSVLMDRMVQENDFANINPIFFTTSQAGQKAPVFAGKDAGDLKDAFDIEELKKLDIIVTCQGGDYTTEVYPKLRAAGWNGYWIDAASTLRMEKDAIIVLDPVNQHVITDGLKNGVKTFVGGNCTVSLMLMAIGGLFEKDLVEWVSVATYQAASGAGAKNMRELLSQMGELEDSVKAELANPASSILDIERKVTAKMREDSFPTDNFGAPLAGSLIPWIDKLLESGQTKEEWKGYAETNKILGLSDNPIPVDGLCVRIGALRCHSQAFTIKLKKDLPLAEIEQIIAAHNEWVKVIPNDKETTLRELTPAKVTGTLSVPVGRLRKLAMGPEYLAAFTVGDQLLWGAAEPVRRILVQLTK, encoded by the coding sequence ATGCAAAATGTAGGTTTTATCGGTTGGCGTGGTATGGTCGGTTCAGTTTTAATGGATCGTATGGTTCAAGAAAACGACTTTGCAAACATTAACCCAATTTTTTTCACTACCTCACAAGCGGGTCAAAAAGCACCGGTTTTTGCGGGGAAAGATGCCGGTGATTTAAAGGACGCTTTCGATATTGAAGAACTTAAAAAGTTAGACATTATCGTGACTTGCCAAGGTGGCGACTACACTACCGAAGTGTATCCTAAATTACGTGCTGCAGGCTGGAACGGCTATTGGATTGATGCCGCATCAACCTTACGTATGGAAAAAGACGCAATTATCGTATTAGACCCTGTTAACCAGCATGTTATTACAGATGGTTTGAAAAATGGTGTAAAAACATTTGTTGGCGGTAACTGTACCGTAAGTTTAATGTTAATGGCGATCGGCGGTTTATTCGAAAAAGATTTAGTAGAATGGGTTTCTGTCGCAACTTACCAAGCAGCTTCTGGCGCAGGTGCAAAAAATATGCGTGAGTTACTCTCACAAATGGGTGAATTAGAAGATTCTGTAAAAGCAGAATTGGCAAACCCTGCATCATCAATTTTAGATATTGAGCGCAAAGTAACAGCAAAAATGCGTGAAGACAGCTTCCCAACCGATAACTTCGGCGCGCCGCTTGCTGGTAGCTTAATTCCTTGGATCGATAAATTATTAGAGAGCGGTCAAACTAAAGAAGAATGGAAAGGTTATGCGGAAACCAACAAAATTTTAGGTTTAAGCGATAACCCAATTCCGGTTGACGGTTTATGTGTGCGTATCGGTGCATTACGTTGCCATAGCCAAGCATTTACGATCAAACTTAAGAAAGACCTGCCGTTAGCGGAAATCGAGCAAATTATTGCGGCGCATAACGAATGGGTGAAAGTGATTCCAAACGACAAAGAAACTACTTTACGTGAATTAACACCGGCGAAAGTGACCGGTACATTAAGCGTTCCGGTTGGTCGTTTACGTAAATTAGCAATGGGGCCTGAATATCTTGCGGCATTTACCGTAGGTGACCAATTATTATGGGGGGCGGCAGAGCCGGTACGCCGTATCTTAGTTCAATTAACCAAATAA
- a CDS encoding porin, whose amino-acid sequence MKKTALALLASAFVASSVSAVELFNLDSTGTKAEFIGSARLKWTSSSTKDTHQNGSAIRNHVNKPVQNNGSRFGFRLTQQIGSGFYALGRVEWRLRGADERGVSSSQHDLDHIYAHQLYAGLGHKQYGEVTYGNQTVITDEVKQTDIPNTLSLSDGLLVSGARRSVQYVYKGIEGLKVGAYYGGHSQRSNTNMDLSQDRKDVWGFGSIYNYKFDDVQSVQVATGFSRERFERVGSAPAYDRNAYSVGAAYTYDKTTFGVDLERRKTENQSVQGNERTEKEVRTLIYHRLTDDWRAYGMYAYKTNKLEQAIGQDNKERKHQFMVGTEYYLPKVVDQLKTKLFVEWQATRTKHPEAKIARDVNKSRDYTTVVGFRAYW is encoded by the coding sequence ATGAAAAAAACAGCATTAGCCCTTTTAGCTTCTGCTTTTGTGGCAAGCTCAGTATCAGCGGTTGAATTATTTAACTTAGATTCAACCGGTACTAAAGCGGAATTTATCGGTTCTGCTCGTTTAAAATGGACAAGTAGTTCAACCAAAGACACTCACCAAAACGGTTCGGCAATCCGTAACCATGTAAATAAACCGGTACAAAATAACGGTTCACGTTTCGGCTTCCGTTTAACCCAACAGATTGGTAGCGGCTTCTACGCTTTAGGTCGTGTAGAATGGCGTTTACGTGGTGCGGACGAACGTGGCGTATCTAGTTCTCAACACGATTTAGACCACATCTATGCTCACCAACTTTATGCAGGTTTAGGCCATAAACAATACGGTGAAGTGACTTACGGTAACCAAACGGTAATTACCGATGAAGTAAAACAAACCGATATTCCAAATACCTTAAGTTTATCTGACGGTTTATTAGTTTCCGGCGCACGTCGTTCAGTTCAATATGTTTACAAAGGTATTGAAGGCTTAAAAGTAGGTGCGTACTATGGCGGTCATAGCCAACGTTCAAATACGAATATGGATTTAAGCCAAGATCGCAAAGATGTATGGGGCTTCGGTTCAATTTATAATTATAAATTTGATGATGTTCAAAGCGTACAAGTGGCGACCGGTTTCTCTCGTGAACGTTTTGAGCGTGTCGGTTCAGCGCCTGCTTATGATCGCAATGCGTATTCGGTCGGTGCGGCATACACTTACGATAAAACCACATTCGGTGTGGATTTAGAACGTCGTAAAACCGAAAACCAATCGGTACAAGGCAATGAACGTACCGAAAAAGAAGTGCGTACCCTTATTTATCATCGTTTAACCGATGACTGGCGTGCATACGGTATGTATGCTTATAAAACCAATAAGCTTGAACAAGCGATTGGTCAAGACAATAAAGAAAGAAAACATCAATTTATGGTAGGTACCGAATACTATTTACCAAAAGTGGTTGATCAGTTAAAAACTAAACTTTTCGTAGAATGGCAGGCAACTCGTACCAAACATCCGGAAGCTAAAATAGCACGCGATGTAAATAAATCACGCGATTATACGACGGTCGTCGGTTTCCGTGCTTATTGGTAA
- the lpxB gene encoding lipid-A-disaccharide synthase, with translation MMTKDAPLIALVAGEISGDILGAGLINALKLHYPNARFIGVAGPRMIQAGCETLFDMEELAVMGLAEVVKHLPRLLKRRKQVIETMLAEKPDIFIGIDAPDFNLTVEEKLKASGIKTIHYVSPSVWAWRQSRVHKIARATNLVLAFLPFEKAFYDRFNVPCRFIGHTMADAIALKPNRSEACAALELDETKRYLAILVGSRASEVGFLTEPFLKTAQILKQRYPELEFLVPLVNDKRIAQFEQIKVQVAPDLDVKILKGNARQAMIAAEATLLASGTAALEGMLCKSPMVVGYKMKASTYWLAKRLVKTKYISLPNLLADEMLVPELIQDECNPENLAWYLGNYLANDADHKKQRNELKQRFTELHKLIQCDADTQAAQAVVDVLEAETSGQN, from the coding sequence ATGATGACAAAAGATGCGCCTCTTATTGCCCTTGTCGCTGGAGAAATTTCCGGTGATATTCTGGGTGCCGGGCTGATTAACGCCCTTAAATTGCATTATCCAAATGCCCGTTTTATTGGGGTTGCTGGCCCGCGAATGATACAAGCTGGCTGCGAAACTTTATTCGATATGGAAGAGCTGGCAGTGATGGGGTTAGCAGAAGTGGTAAAACATTTGCCCCGTTTGCTCAAACGCCGTAAGCAAGTGATTGAAACAATGTTAGCGGAAAAACCGGATATTTTTATCGGTATTGATGCGCCTGATTTTAATTTAACGGTTGAAGAAAAACTCAAAGCGAGTGGAATTAAGACTATTCATTATGTTAGCCCGTCGGTTTGGGCATGGCGTCAGAGCCGTGTACATAAAATTGCTCGCGCGACTAATTTAGTATTGGCATTTTTACCGTTTGAGAAAGCATTCTATGATCGTTTTAATGTACCTTGTCGCTTTATCGGTCATACGATGGCGGATGCGATTGCACTGAAACCGAACCGTTCCGAAGCTTGTGCGGCTTTAGAGTTAGATGAAACAAAACGTTATCTTGCAATTTTAGTGGGTAGCCGTGCAAGCGAAGTCGGCTTTTTAACAGAGCCGTTTTTAAAAACCGCACAGATTCTTAAACAGAGATATCCAGAATTAGAATTTTTAGTGCCGTTAGTTAATGACAAACGTATCGCCCAATTTGAACAGATTAAAGTGCAAGTTGCGCCGGATCTGGACGTGAAGATTCTTAAAGGTAATGCTCGCCAAGCGATGATTGCGGCAGAAGCTACCTTACTTGCTTCCGGTACTGCGGCGTTAGAAGGAATGCTATGCAAATCACCGATGGTAGTGGGCTATAAAATGAAAGCCAGCACTTACTGGCTGGCTAAACGTTTAGTGAAAACCAAATATATTTCCCTACCTAATTTATTAGCGGACGAAATGTTAGTACCTGAATTAATTCAAGACGAATGCAATCCGGAAAATTTAGCATGGTATTTGGGTAATTATTTGGCGAATGATGCAGACCATAAAAAACAGCGAAACGAATTAAAACAACGTTTTACTGAATTACATAAACTGATTCAATGTGATGCGGATACACAGGCGGCACAAGCGGTGGTCGATGTGTTGGAAGCGGAAACAAGCGGTCAAAATTAA
- the sohB gene encoding protease SohB — MWKEILLNYGIFLLELLTIFGIVAVVVMLILEAKKQPENGAISMTNLTEKYKEQQKALASFFLSEEEQKQLEKDEKKAAKEKAKAEKKRLKEGGEKAEAEKSRLFVLKFNGDVQASAVNALAKEISAVLSLAKAEDEVLLKLESPGGVVHGYGLAASQLQRLRDHNIPLTVAVDKVAASGGYMMACVANKIVSAPFAIIGSVGVVAQVPNIHRLLKKHDIDVDVMTAGEYKRTVTLVGENTEKGKQKFQQELEETHELFKQFVAQNRPQLEIEKIATGEHWFGKQALALNLVDEISTSDDLLLNAVKEKEVIELSFKEKKNLTQRLGVQMEQSVENIIAKLLHKNRTPML, encoded by the coding sequence ATGTGGAAAGAAATTTTACTTAATTACGGTATTTTCTTATTGGAATTACTTACGATATTCGGCATTGTTGCGGTTGTTGTTATGTTGATTTTAGAAGCGAAAAAACAACCTGAGAACGGTGCAATTTCAATGACGAATTTAACCGAAAAATATAAAGAACAGCAAAAAGCTTTAGCGAGTTTTTTCCTCAGCGAAGAAGAGCAGAAACAGCTTGAAAAAGATGAGAAAAAAGCGGCAAAAGAAAAAGCGAAAGCGGAGAAAAAACGCCTTAAAGAAGGCGGAGAGAAAGCCGAAGCGGAAAAATCTCGCCTATTCGTTTTAAAATTTAACGGTGATGTACAAGCCAGTGCGGTTAATGCGTTAGCTAAAGAGATTAGTGCGGTGCTATCGCTGGCTAAGGCGGAAGATGAAGTGTTACTTAAATTGGAAAGTCCCGGCGGTGTAGTTCACGGCTATGGCTTAGCGGCTTCACAGTTACAGCGTTTACGTGATCACAATATTCCATTGACAGTCGCAGTAGATAAAGTAGCGGCGAGCGGTGGCTATATGATGGCGTGCGTGGCGAATAAAATTGTTTCGGCACCTTTTGCGATTATCGGTTCGGTTGGTGTGGTGGCACAAGTACCGAATATCCACCGATTACTGAAAAAACACGATATTGATGTAGATGTAATGACTGCCGGTGAATATAAACGCACAGTCACTTTAGTCGGTGAAAATACTGAGAAAGGCAAACAAAAATTCCAGCAAGAATTGGAAGAAACCCACGAATTATTCAAGCAATTTGTAGCGCAAAATCGTCCGCAATTAGAGATTGAAAAAATTGCTACCGGCGAACATTGGTTCGGTAAACAAGCGTTAGCGCTTAATTTAGTCGATGAAATTTCAACAAGTGATGATTTATTATTGAATGCGGTAAAAGAAAAAGAGGTGATTGAGCTAAGTTTCAAAGAGAAGAAAAATCTAACTCAGCGTTTAGGCGTACAAATGGAGCAATCGGTAGAAAACATTATTGCGAAGTTACTACATAAAAATCGTACCCCAATGCTGTAA
- a CDS encoding alpha/beta hydrolase family protein, with product MPKYASFTKPTANYLTKPFSVSHEDASISSKANALKEYVAKNQTKLFQNVTNAYKTDSDKDGIIDINDKNPNMWNVSDRDLRIFSALSYQNKDKLDAYFKLKSTVIDSNYAQQIKEVVNHWEVLRTESPGSGLDYTIFGNGKNSDGSYNNVVIAFRGTTNLPDLTADLRLTFGDTPMQTAYLDQAAKYIEAYKPKNVYSTGHSLGGYLAEYFVAHTIQSRADWAGMFKRSALFNPAVLKHHDLSSQTLKKAYSLANEFTKTNVTDDSDKSHVVTKHKTDSYVIKGEFVDKFLGHYDGTTFFDFKQGKLSGLHALSSFFEKDNQLKDTFSQGYRIDHHYDNNDSDNDGLTDTMEKRIGSNIHKADTDNDGYDDSTEAYLGSNVLASNIIPTLTEKGVQIVNLNANGDSTTYSIHAEQPIALTAEYRAADEAAPMAINSELAESSLLATEFEQPFETEVFSLSSEFSANDDNLNAINVAANDSNFSYPAATHFAGFTANIEVPQYGAAVM from the coding sequence TTGCCTAAATATGCTTCATTCACTAAACCAACAGCCAACTATCTGACTAAACCGTTTTCCGTATCTCACGAAGATGCCTCCATAAGCAGTAAAGCGAACGCTCTCAAAGAATATGTTGCAAAAAACCAAACCAAATTATTTCAAAATGTCACAAATGCCTATAAAACAGACAGCGATAAAGACGGCATTATTGATATAAATGATAAAAATCCAAATATGTGGAATGTATCGGATAGAGACTTACGCATATTCTCCGCATTATCTTATCAGAATAAAGACAAGCTAGATGCTTACTTTAAACTTAAATCAACAGTGATTGACTCAAATTATGCACAACAAATTAAAGAAGTAGTTAATCACTGGGAAGTTCTACGTACGGAAAGTCCGGGGAGCGGTTTAGACTATACTATTTTCGGTAATGGTAAGAATTCTGATGGTAGTTACAATAATGTCGTAATTGCATTTAGAGGCACAACAAATTTGCCGGATTTAACAGCTGATTTGCGTCTCACATTTGGGGATACCCCAATGCAAACCGCTTATTTAGATCAAGCTGCGAAATATATTGAAGCGTATAAACCGAAAAATGTTTATTCAACCGGTCACTCTTTAGGTGGTTATCTTGCGGAGTATTTCGTTGCACACACCATTCAAAGCCGTGCTGATTGGGCGGGTATGTTTAAACGCAGTGCTTTATTTAACCCTGCAGTTTTAAAACACCACGATCTCTCAAGCCAAACGCTCAAGAAAGCATATAGTTTAGCCAATGAATTTACCAAAACTAATGTAACTGATGATAGTGACAAATCTCATGTCGTCACAAAACATAAAACGGATTCCTATGTAATTAAGGGGGAATTTGTAGACAAGTTCCTTGGTCATTATGACGGCACAACTTTCTTCGATTTCAAACAAGGAAAATTATCAGGTCTTCATGCGCTATCTAGTTTCTTTGAAAAAGATAACCAATTAAAAGATACCTTCTCCCAAGGATATCGCATAGATCATCACTATGATAACAATGATAGCGATAATGATGGCCTGACCGATACGATGGAGAAACGTATTGGAAGTAACATTCATAAAGCCGATACCGATAATGATGGCTATGATGATTCAACAGAAGCTTATTTAGGTTCCAACGTACTTGCGTCAAATATTATTCCAACCCTAACTGAAAAGGGTGTCCAGATTGTTAATCTTAATGCGAATGGTGACAGCACTACATATAGCATTCATGCAGAACAACCTATTGCATTAACGGCCGAATATCGAGCAGCTGACGAAGCAGCACCAATGGCGATCAATAGCGAGCTTGCTGAATCTAGCTTATTAGCGACTGAATTCGAACAACCATTTGAAACTGAAGTATTTAGCCTATCAAGTGAATTTAGCGCTAATGATGATAACTTAAATGCGATCAATGTAGCAGCAAATGATAGCAACTTTAGCTATCCTGCCGCGACTCATTTCGCTGGTTTTACTGCGAATATTGAAGTTCCACAGTATGGCGCTGCCGTAATGTAG
- the hslO gene encoding Hsp33 family molecular chaperone HslO → MNYTKDNDKLYRYLFQNRAVRGEWVRLNDTFTETLNTHQYPKAVQNLLGEMLVATSLLTAIMKFEGTITVQIQGDGPLKLAVVNGNEQQQLRALARTQAEIADNATLSEMIGNGVLVISIMPNDGERYQGVIALDKPTIRECLEDYFIRSEQLQTHLVIRTGEYEGKAVAGGLLLQIMPDGTGTPEDFEHLMTLAETVKDEELFGLEAEELLFRLYHEEQVEVYPPQETKFHCGCSRERSGNAILLLPMEEIDEMLAEKNGVIDMQCECCGTQYFFDKNAIMEFKEEADKLTKLNL, encoded by the coding sequence ATGAATTATACAAAAGACAACGACAAACTTTATCGCTATTTATTCCAAAACCGTGCCGTGCGTGGTGAATGGGTTCGTTTAAACGATACCTTTACCGAAACGTTGAATACCCACCAATATCCAAAAGCGGTACAAAATTTATTAGGTGAAATGTTGGTCGCAACTAGCCTACTCACCGCAATTATGAAATTTGAAGGGACGATTACCGTCCAAATTCAAGGTGATGGCCCACTCAAATTAGCGGTGGTAAACGGTAACGAACAGCAACAATTGCGCGCATTAGCGCGTACGCAAGCTGAAATTGCCGATAACGCAACATTGAGCGAAATGATTGGTAACGGTGTGTTAGTCATTTCGATTATGCCGAATGACGGCGAACGTTACCAAGGTGTGATCGCATTAGACAAACCGACCATTCGTGAATGTTTAGAAGATTATTTCATTCGTTCAGAGCAGCTTCAAACCCATTTAGTGATTCGCACCGGTGAATATGAAGGTAAAGCGGTAGCCGGCGGTTTATTATTACAAATTATGCCGGACGGTACCGGTACACCGGAAGACTTTGAGCATTTAATGACGCTTGCCGAAACGGTTAAAGACGAAGAATTATTCGGCTTAGAAGCGGAAGAGTTGTTGTTCCGTTTATATCACGAAGAACAGGTAGAAGTTTATCCACCGCAAGAGACCAAATTCCATTGCGGCTGTTCTCGTGAGCGTTCAGGCAATGCGATTTTATTGTTACCAATGGAAGAAATTGATGAAATGCTTGCTGAGAAAAATGGTGTAATTGATATGCAATGCGAGTGCTGCGGTACTCAATATTTCTTTGATAAAAATGCCATTATGGAATTTAAAGAAGAAGCGGATAAATTGACAAAATTAAACTTATAG
- the hslR gene encoding ribosome-associated heat shock protein Hsp15, with the protein MKQPTSKEDNEVRLDKWLWAARFYKTRSIAKAMIEGGKVHYNGQRAKTSKTVEIGATIKLRQGNDEKEVIVTALSDQRRGAPEAQLLYQETEKSIKQREVIAFARKANALSMPHPDRRPNKKERRDLLKFKDQIL; encoded by the coding sequence ATGAAACAGCCGACATCAAAAGAAGATAATGAAGTTCGCCTCGATAAATGGTTATGGGCGGCACGTTTTTATAAAACACGTTCGATTGCCAAAGCGATGATCGAAGGCGGTAAAGTACATTATAACGGGCAACGGGCGAAAACCAGTAAAACGGTAGAAATTGGAGCAACGATTAAACTGCGCCAAGGTAATGATGAAAAAGAAGTCATCGTAACAGCACTCAGTGACCAACGCCGAGGCGCGCCGGAAGCGCAATTACTTTATCAAGAAACCGAAAAAAGTATTAAGCAACGTGAAGTGATTGCCTTTGCCCGCAAAGCAAATGCGCTTTCGATGCCACATCCTGATCGCCGACCGAATAAAAAAGAGCGCCGTGATTTGCTAAAATTTAAAGATCAAATATTGTAA
- the nudE gene encoding ADP compounds hydrolase NudE, giving the protein MQTQQLPKILNVETIAKTRIFEVQAVDLRFSNGEERTFERLTPQRRSSVMVIPIQNQELIFVKEYAVASERYELGFPKGIVDQGEEPIISANRELQEEIGFGAKRIEFLRSLYTGPSHMFGLMHVFIAQDLYPSKLEGDEPEPLEVVRVPLAKIDELLADPNFAESRNLAALFMLREYLTSGQK; this is encoded by the coding sequence ATGCAGACTCAACAACTTCCTAAAATTTTGAACGTTGAAACAATTGCGAAAACCCGAATTTTTGAGGTTCAGGCGGTTGATTTGCGTTTTTCAAATGGTGAAGAGCGCACTTTTGAGCGTCTCACGCCGCAACGCCGTTCTTCCGTAATGGTGATTCCGATTCAAAACCAAGAACTGATTTTTGTTAAAGAATATGCGGTTGCTTCCGAGCGCTATGAATTAGGATTTCCGAAAGGAATTGTTGATCAGGGCGAAGAACCCATCATAAGTGCAAATAGAGAATTACAAGAAGAGATCGGTTTCGGTGCAAAACGAATTGAATTTTTACGCTCGCTTTATACTGGCCCGAGTCATATGTTTGGGTTGATGCACGTATTTATTGCACAAGATCTCTATCCGTCCAAATTAGAAGGTGATGAGCCGGAACCGTTAGAAGTGGTAAGAGTGCCTTTGGCAAAAATAGATGAGCTACTTGCTGATCCAAATTTTGCGGAATCACGAAATCTAGCCGCCCTTTTTATGTTAAGAGAGTATCTGACAAGCGGTCAAAAATAG
- the cysQ gene encoding 3'(2'),5'-bisphosphate nucleotidase CysQ produces the protein MKSLNSTLLQSVKQIAQEAGEHLKGFYQRSVEIKIKADHTPVTEADLFISQFITEKLRQLTPNVPILSEENCNIPLEERQSWQEYWIIDPLDGTQQFIDRTDQFSVVIGLVQHNHPVLGVIHAPILAKTYFAMAGNGAFLQKNGEIRPLVGHQGLLNHNRLKIAMGASAQSKVLNSVNPSYQTEILQYGSSSLKAGLIAEGKVDCYVRFGDTGEWDTAVAEVLLAEVGGKIFDLNFEPLTYNQRPTFVNPHFVMVADKQLNWEKIFQFNS, from the coding sequence ATGAAGTCATTAAATTCAACGCTTTTACAATCAGTCAAACAAATTGCGCAGGAAGCCGGAGAACACCTGAAAGGTTTTTATCAGCGCTCGGTCGAAATCAAGATTAAAGCGGATCATACGCCGGTAACCGAAGCGGATCTGTTTATTAGCCAATTTATCACGGAAAAATTACGTCAGCTCACACCGAATGTGCCGATTTTATCGGAAGAAAATTGCAATATTCCATTGGAAGAGCGCCAGTCGTGGCAAGAATATTGGATTATTGATCCGTTAGACGGTACACAACAATTTATTGATCGTACTGATCAATTTTCTGTGGTGATCGGCTTGGTTCAACATAATCATCCGGTATTAGGCGTGATCCATGCGCCAATTCTAGCAAAAACGTATTTTGCCATGGCAGGAAACGGTGCATTTTTGCAAAAAAATGGTGAAATTCGACCGCTTGTTGGACATCAAGGTTTGCTTAATCACAACCGCTTAAAAATTGCGATGGGGGCATCGGCACAAAGTAAAGTGTTAAATTCGGTCAATCCATCTTATCAAACGGAAATTTTGCAGTATGGCTCAAGCAGCTTAAAAGCCGGTTTGATTGCCGAAGGAAAAGTAGATTGTTATGTACGGTTTGGCGATACCGGCGAATGGGATACCGCTGTAGCAGAAGTGTTATTGGCAGAGGTCGGCGGTAAAATTTTTGATTTGAATTTTGAGCCGTTAACTTATAATCAACGTCCGACTTTTGTAAACCCCCATTTTGTGATGGTGGCGGATAAACAGTTGAATTGGGAAAAAATCTTTCAATTTAATTCGTAA
- the zwf gene encoding glucose-6-phosphate dehydrogenase, with the protein MNIENSCIVIFGASGDLTFRKLIPALYNLFKIGRLGEHFSVLGVARSELTDDSFRSKMRDALIKFEKAEGQSLEDFCTHLYYQAVNTSDAVDYAKLLPRLDELHDKYGSCGNTLYYLSTPPSLYGVIPECLAAHGLTTEEFGWKRIIVEKPFGYDIKTAKELDEKIHHYFEEHQIYRIDHYLGKETVQNLLVLRFSNGLFEPLWNRNFIDYVEITGAEAIGVEDRGGYYDGSGAMRDMFQNHLLQVLAMVAMEPPAIINADSMRDEVAKVLHCLHPLTAEDVKNNVVLGQYVKGEVDDQMVAGYLEEKGVPADSNTETYMALKCEIDNWRWAGVPFYVRTGKRLPVRVTEVVIHFKTTPHPVFSQNAPENKLIIRVQPDEGISMRFGLKKPGAGFDAKEVSMDFRYSDLSSASSLLTAYERLLLDALKGDATLFARTDAVHACWKFVQPILDYKAERGRIYEYEAGTWGPTEADKLIAKHGKVWRKPSGMMKKKV; encoded by the coding sequence ATGAATATCGAAAATAGTTGTATTGTTATTTTTGGCGCATCAGGTGATTTAACCTTTCGTAAATTAATCCCTGCGCTCTATAACTTATTTAAAATTGGTCGACTCGGGGAGCATTTCTCGGTATTAGGTGTGGCTCGTTCCGAGCTTACGGACGATTCTTTCCGCAGTAAAATGCGTGATGCCTTAATCAAATTTGAAAAGGCGGAAGGACAATCATTAGAAGATTTCTGTACTCACCTTTATTATCAAGCAGTTAACACTTCTGATGCGGTAGATTATGCGAAGTTATTACCTCGTTTAGATGAGCTACACGATAAATATGGTAGCTGTGGTAACACGCTTTATTACCTTTCTACACCGCCAAGTTTATACGGCGTTATTCCGGAATGTTTAGCTGCTCATGGCTTGACCACTGAAGAATTCGGCTGGAAGCGTATCATCGTGGAAAAACCGTTCGGCTATGACATTAAAACTGCTAAAGAATTAGATGAAAAAATCCATCATTACTTTGAAGAGCATCAGATCTACCGTATCGATCACTATCTAGGTAAGGAAACGGTGCAAAATTTACTTGTACTTCGTTTTTCAAACGGTTTATTTGAGCCTTTATGGAACCGTAATTTTATTGATTACGTAGAAATTACCGGGGCGGAAGCAATTGGCGTGGAAGATCGTGGCGGTTATTACGACGGTTCGGGCGCAATGCGTGATATGTTCCAAAACCATTTGTTACAAGTATTAGCGATGGTTGCAATGGAGCCACCGGCAATTATTAATGCCGATTCAATGCGTGATGAAGTGGCGAAAGTGTTGCATTGTTTACATCCGTTAACCGCTGAAGATGTGAAAAATAATGTGGTGCTAGGTCAGTATGTGAAAGGCGAAGTGGATGACCAAATGGTTGCCGGCTATTTAGAAGAGAAAGGCGTACCGGCGGATTCAAATACTGAAACTTATATGGCGCTTAAATGTGAGATTGATAACTGGCGTTGGGCGGGCGTTCCTTTTTATGTGCGAACAGGCAAACGTTTGCCAGTGCGTGTCACGGAAGTGGTGATTCATTTTAAAACGACACCACACCCGGTATTCAGCCAAAATGCACCGGAGAATAAACTGATTATTCGCGTACAGCCGGATGAAGGTATCTCAATGCGCTTCGGCTTGAAAAAACCGGGAGCAGGTTTTGATGCGAAAGAAGTTTCAATGGACTTCCGTTATTCGGATTTAAGTTCGGCATCAAGCTTATTAACCGCTTATGAACGTTTATTATTAGATGCGTTAAAAGGCGATGCAACTTTATTCGCTCGTACTGATGCGGTACACGCTTGTTGGAAATTTGTGCAGCCGATTTTAGATTATAAAGCGGAGAGAGGCAGAATTTATGAGTACGAAGCGGGTACTTGGGGGCCGACCGAAGCGGATAAACTTATCGCGAAACATGGTAAAGTATGGCGTAAACCATCAGGTATGATGAAGAAAAAAGTATAA